From Pirellulales bacterium, one genomic window encodes:
- a CDS encoding NADH-quinone oxidoreductase subunit B family protein, whose protein sequence is MSEPWIEGRFEENFAITTVEQAINWARQSSIWPMTFGLACCAIEMMAAGASRFDMDRFGAGAFRATPRQADLMIVAGTVTYKMASRVRRLYNLMPDPKFVIAMGACTVGGGPYFKYGYHVVKGVDLVVPVDVYVPGCPPRPEALLEGLMRIQDKIKGHHIARKAQAPAGVKVDDELPLPHHSGYVDVVEREPVFDHQKITG, encoded by the coding sequence ATGAGTGAGCCTTGGATCGAAGGGCGGTTTGAAGAGAACTTTGCCATCACCACGGTCGAACAGGCCATCAACTGGGCCCGCCAGTCGAGCATCTGGCCGATGACGTTCGGTCTGGCCTGTTGCGCGATCGAAATGATGGCCGCCGGAGCCAGCCGCTTCGACATGGACCGTTTTGGTGCGGGTGCCTTCCGTGCTACGCCGCGTCAGGCCGACCTAATGATTGTGGCCGGAACGGTGACCTACAAAATGGCCAGCCGCGTCCGCCGGCTCTACAACCTGATGCCCGATCCGAAGTTCGTGATCGCGATGGGCGCCTGCACCGTCGGCGGTGGCCCCTACTTCAAGTATGGCTACCACGTCGTTAAGGGCGTGGACCTGGTTGTGCCGGTCGACGTGTACGTGCCGGGCTGCCCGCCGCGTCCCGAAGCGTTGCTCGAAGGCTTGATGCGCATTCAGGACAAGATCAAGGGGCACCACATTGCTCGCAAGGCCCAGGCGCCGGCCGGCGTCAAGGTCGACGACGAGTTGCCGTTGCCGCACCACTCGGGCTATGTCGACGTCGTCGAGCGCGAGCCCGTCTTCGATCACCAGAAAATTACCGGTTAA
- a CDS encoding metal-sulfur cluster assembly factor: protein MPVNEESVREALKQVIDPELFVNIVDLGLVYLVTVADLEDGKQKVSIEMTMTSPACPAGPQLIQQSKDTLGRIEGVGEVEVKLVMIPPWTPDRMTEEARDQLGIF, encoded by the coding sequence ATGCCGGTGAACGAAGAAAGTGTCCGCGAGGCGCTCAAGCAAGTCATTGACCCCGAGTTGTTCGTCAACATCGTCGACCTGGGGCTGGTCTACCTGGTGACGGTCGCCGACCTTGAGGACGGCAAGCAGAAGGTGTCGATCGAGATGACGATGACCAGCCCCGCCTGCCCGGCCGGCCCGCAATTGATCCAGCAATCGAAAGACACGCTGGGCCGGATCGAGGGTGTGGGCGAGGTCGAGGTAAAGCTGGTGATGATTCCCCCCTGGACGCCTGACCGCATGACCGAAGAGGCCCGCGATCAGTTGGGGATCTTTTAG
- the sufC gene encoding Fe-S cluster assembly ATPase SufC has protein sequence MNSQPRETLRIKDLHVSVGEREILRGVNLTIRRGETHALMGPNGSGKSTLGYAIMGHPGYEVTQGTIELETADGPLVNVLELEPNERARHGIFLAFQRPMSIPGVKMADFLRHATTNVRRPDRKEGEELLPMRDFRKELKAKMEQLRMDPEFARRYVNDGFSGGEMKRAEILQMAMLRPKFAILDETDSGLDVDAVRLASQSIAEIGGADMGILIITHHDKLLEHNRPDFTHVMLGGRIVETGGAELADELHQSGYDRIRGQYPDAAADEAAMKQEKTTAVAG, from the coding sequence GTGAATAGCCAGCCTCGCGAAACGCTTCGAATCAAGGACCTGCACGTCTCGGTCGGCGAGCGCGAGATTCTGCGCGGTGTGAATCTCACCATCCGCCGCGGCGAGACGCACGCCCTGATGGGACCCAATGGCTCGGGGAAGAGCACGCTGGGGTACGCCATCATGGGGCACCCCGGTTACGAAGTGACGCAGGGGACGATCGAACTGGAAACGGCCGACGGTCCGTTGGTCAATGTGCTCGAGCTGGAACCCAACGAGCGAGCGCGGCACGGTATTTTTCTCGCTTTCCAACGCCCGATGTCGATTCCCGGCGTGAAGATGGCCGACTTCCTGCGTCACGCGACGACCAACGTTCGCCGTCCCGATCGCAAGGAGGGGGAAGAGCTGCTGCCGATGCGCGACTTCCGCAAGGAGCTGAAGGCGAAGATGGAGCAGTTGCGGATGGACCCCGAGTTCGCCCGCCGCTACGTCAACGACGGCTTTTCAGGCGGCGAAATGAAGCGGGCCGAGATTCTGCAGATGGCCATGCTGCGGCCGAAGTTCGCCATCCTCGACGAAACCGATAGCGGCTTGGACGTCGACGCGGTCCGCCTGGCCAGCCAGAGCATTGCCGAGATCGGCGGCGCCGACATGGGCATCCTGATCATCACGCACCACGACAAGTTGCTGGAACACAACCGCCCTGACTTCACGCATGTGATGCTCGGCGGCCGGATCGTGGAAACCGGCGGAGCCGAGCTGGCCGACGAGCTGCACCAGTCGGGCTACGATCGCATCCGCGGACAGTACCCCGACGCGGCCGCCGACGAAGCCGCCATGAAGCAAGAGAAAACCACGGCCGTCGCCGGCTGA
- the sufD gene encoding Fe-S cluster assembly protein SufD, with the protein MPSTATPTGFTQDAFDAFLAPRDEPSWLADARRTAWSEFQRLGMPSRSDEEWMRTDLRVFHLDRFSLPGELPAGAVAPVALLSHGVDLAGHAATLNSRHVTGEFDPSLAKQGIIFGSLDRLLVEHADLLRPYFEKKTIDPSKDKFASLHAAAWSGGTVLYVPRGVAVAKPLHILNGLAGGGVDLGKTLVILEEGAEATLLSETAGGEGDPGLHCGAIEIFVGRGARLRYVNLQNWGSGVWHFAHQQALVDRDGRLQWTIGALGGRLAQVNQHVALVGPGAEAQVNGVMFTEGKQQLTYNTLQHHRADHCRSDLLYKGALQDRSRVVWRGMIKVDQGAQKTDGYQRNDNLMLSEHARADSIPGLEIEADDVRCTHGSTAGRVDDEQVFYARSRGLTRKEAIRMIVAGFFQQVFDRITIESVRNALGEAIGRRIREYD; encoded by the coding sequence ATGCCATCCACCGCGACGCCGACCGGTTTCACGCAAGACGCTTTTGACGCCTTTCTCGCCCCACGCGACGAGCCGAGCTGGCTGGCCGACGCACGTCGCACGGCGTGGAGCGAGTTTCAGCGTCTCGGCATGCCGTCGCGCAGCGACGAAGAGTGGATGCGCACCGACCTGCGTGTCTTCCACCTCGACCGATTTTCGCTGCCTGGCGAGCTGCCGGCCGGCGCGGTGGCGCCGGTGGCGCTGTTGAGTCACGGCGTCGACCTGGCCGGACATGCCGCGACGCTCAACAGCCGGCACGTGACCGGGGAGTTTGATCCGTCGCTTGCCAAACAAGGAATCATCTTCGGCAGCCTCGACCGGCTGCTCGTCGAGCACGCGGATCTGCTGCGTCCCTATTTCGAGAAAAAAACCATCGATCCCTCGAAGGACAAATTCGCGTCGTTGCACGCGGCGGCCTGGTCGGGCGGAACAGTGCTGTACGTTCCGCGCGGTGTGGCGGTCGCAAAACCCCTGCACATCTTGAACGGGCTGGCGGGCGGCGGCGTCGATCTCGGCAAGACCCTCGTCATTCTCGAAGAGGGGGCGGAGGCAACGCTCCTATCGGAAACAGCAGGCGGTGAGGGCGACCCTGGCCTGCATTGCGGTGCGATCGAAATCTTTGTCGGCCGCGGCGCCCGCTTGCGCTACGTCAACTTGCAGAATTGGGGGAGCGGCGTCTGGCATTTTGCCCATCAACAGGCGCTGGTCGATCGCGATGGTCGGTTGCAATGGACCATCGGCGCGCTGGGCGGCCGGCTGGCCCAGGTCAATCAGCACGTGGCGCTCGTCGGCCCCGGGGCCGAGGCACAAGTCAACGGCGTCATGTTTACCGAAGGGAAGCAGCAGCTTACGTACAACACGTTGCAACACCATCGGGCCGATCATTGCCGCAGCGATCTTTTGTACAAAGGGGCCCTCCAAGATCGCTCGCGCGTCGTATGGCGCGGCATGATCAAGGTCGATCAAGGCGCGCAGAAGACCGACGGCTATCAGCGCAACGATAACCTGATGCTTTCGGAGCACGCCCGGGCTGATTCGATCCCGGGGCTCGAGATCGAGGCCGATGACGTTCGCTGCACGCACGGATCGACGGCCGGCCGGGTCGACGACGAGCAGGTTTTTTACGCCCGCAGCCGCGGCCTGACGCGCAAAGAAGCCATCCGCATGATCGTGGCCGGCTTCTTCCAGCAAGTGTTCGACCGCATCACGATCGAAAGCGTCCGCAACGCCCTGGGCGAAGCCATCGGCCGGCGCATCAGGGAATACGACTGA
- a CDS encoding non-heme iron oxygenase ferredoxin subunit, translating to MDFVRVAKVSDIPDPGKQIVEVEDRLVVVFHVAGQFYALDDVCTHDGGPLGEGALEGFCIACPRHGAKFDIRDGRALTMPATRPTVAHEVKIEGDDILVRLREE from the coding sequence ATGGACTTCGTCCGCGTCGCCAAGGTTTCTGACATCCCTGATCCCGGCAAGCAGATTGTCGAGGTCGAAGATCGACTGGTCGTGGTATTCCACGTGGCCGGGCAGTTTTACGCCCTGGACGACGTCTGCACGCACGACGGCGGGCCGCTGGGCGAGGGAGCGCTGGAAGGTTTTTGCATCGCCTGCCCGCGACACGGCGCGAAATTCGACATCCGCGACGGCCGCGCCCTGACCATGCCGGCCACTCGGCCGACGGTGGCCCACGAGGTGAAAATCGAGGGAGACGACATCCTGGTGCGGCTCCGCGAGGAGTAA
- a CDS encoding ATP-grasp domain-containing protein gives MRIFVFEYLTGGGLLAGDDSLPGRASLAREGATMVTALAADFARVPGAEVVVLRDPCVRLPVLDRVETRLVRTVAERDEAFAAEAAMADATIVIAPECDGILLRCVERVMQCGGNLLGPGPELVRLAADKHATTEQLGEAGVPVPRGAVLPAPGTWPRELAFPLVLKPRDGAGSQGLRLLDGPLPAVEWPADPARWRIEEFRSGVAASVAVLCGPAGHVPLQPCEQKLATDGTFQYQGGSLPLDEALSQRAAQLAGRTAAALPAPRGYIGIDMVLGDRPDGSDDVVIEINPRLTTSYVGMRAATRDNLAGAMLAVAGGERPTLTWTNDRWEFTADGVVTRPTAAARH, from the coding sequence GTGCGCATCTTCGTCTTCGAGTACCTCACCGGCGGTGGCTTGCTGGCCGGAGATGATTCCTTGCCCGGCAGGGCGTCGCTTGCGCGCGAGGGGGCGACGATGGTGACGGCGCTGGCCGCGGATTTCGCTCGGGTTCCCGGCGCCGAGGTCGTTGTTCTGCGCGACCCCTGCGTGAGGCTGCCCGTCCTCGACCGCGTCGAAACGCGGCTCGTCCGCACGGTGGCCGAGCGGGACGAGGCTTTCGCTGCCGAGGCGGCAATGGCCGACGCGACGATCGTGATCGCGCCGGAGTGCGATGGTATTTTGCTGCGCTGTGTCGAGCGCGTGATGCAATGTGGCGGCAATTTACTAGGCCCGGGGCCGGAACTGGTTCGCCTGGCGGCCGATAAGCACGCGACCACGGAACAATTGGGAGAGGCCGGCGTGCCTGTCCCGCGCGGCGCGGTTTTACCTGCGCCCGGAACCTGGCCGCGCGAGCTCGCTTTTCCGCTCGTACTCAAGCCGCGCGACGGCGCTGGCTCGCAAGGTCTGCGGTTGCTCGACGGGCCGCTGCCAGCCGTGGAGTGGCCGGCCGATCCCGCCCGCTGGCGCATCGAAGAATTTCGATCGGGCGTGGCTGCCAGCGTCGCTGTACTGTGCGGGCCGGCAGGGCACGTCCCGTTGCAGCCTTGCGAGCAGAAACTCGCGACCGATGGCACGTTCCAATACCAAGGGGGATCACTGCCGCTCGACGAGGCACTGTCGCAACGCGCTGCACAATTGGCCGGCAGAACGGCCGCGGCGCTACCGGCGCCCCGCGGCTACATCGGCATCGACATGGTGCTGGGCGATCGGCCAGACGGCAGTGACGATGTCGTGATCGAAATCAATCCCCGCTTGACGACCTCGTACGTGGGCATGCGGGCCGCGACGCGTGATAATCTCGCTGGAGCGATGCTGGCCGTGGCCGGCGGCGAGCGGCCCACATTAACATGGACGAACGACCGGTGGGAATTCACCGCCGACGGCGTCGTCACCCGTCCCACGGCCGCCGCTCGCCATTGA
- the sufB gene encoding Fe-S cluster assembly protein SufB, protein MATDLKSNTDGLGLGEINKYDFRNAEKYVFKSRKGLDAEIVHQISDMKNEPEWMREFRLRSLEIFNSKPMPHWGGNIDIDFQDIFYYIKPSDQQGRSWDEVPDDIKRTFDKLGIPEAEKKFLAGVKAQYESEVVYGSLREDLAQQGVIFTDTDSAVREHPDLVREYFSTIIPPTDNKFAALNSAVWSGGSFIYVPKGVKIEFPLQAYFRINAESMGQFERTLIIVDEGAQIHYVEGCTAPMYTTESLHSAVVEIIVKKHARCRYTTIQNWANNIYNLVTKRAVAYEDATMEWIDGNLGSRLTMKYPAVYMLEPGARGEILSIAFASNGQHQDAGAKVVHAAPHTSSRIISKSISKNGGRSSYRGLVKVEPGARKAKSNVVCDALILDSHSRSDTYPYIEVDEQDVSIGHEASVSKIGEEQLFYLTSRGLSEAEASTMIVSGFIEPLVKELPMEYAVEMNRLIELQMEGTVG, encoded by the coding sequence ATGGCCACCGACCTTAAGTCAAACACCGACGGGCTCGGTCTCGGCGAGATCAACAAATACGATTTCCGCAACGCCGAGAAGTACGTCTTCAAAAGCCGCAAAGGGCTCGACGCCGAGATCGTGCACCAGATCTCGGACATGAAGAACGAGCCGGAGTGGATGCGCGAATTCCGGCTGCGCAGCCTGGAGATTTTCAACTCGAAGCCGATGCCGCACTGGGGCGGCAATATCGACATCGATTTCCAGGACATCTTCTACTACATCAAGCCCTCGGATCAGCAGGGACGCAGTTGGGACGAAGTGCCCGACGACATCAAGCGCACCTTCGACAAGCTGGGCATCCCCGAGGCGGAGAAGAAATTCCTGGCGGGCGTCAAAGCGCAGTACGAAAGCGAAGTCGTGTACGGCTCGCTGCGCGAAGACCTGGCCCAGCAGGGCGTGATCTTCACCGACACCGATTCCGCCGTGCGCGAGCATCCGGACCTGGTGCGGGAGTATTTCAGCACAATTATTCCGCCCACCGATAACAAGTTCGCCGCGCTCAACTCGGCAGTCTGGTCCGGCGGCTCGTTCATTTACGTCCCCAAGGGCGTGAAAATCGAGTTCCCGCTGCAGGCCTATTTCCGCATCAACGCCGAGAGCATGGGCCAGTTCGAGCGGACGTTGATCATCGTCGACGAAGGGGCGCAGATTCACTACGTCGAAGGTTGCACGGCCCCCATGTACACGACCGAGAGCCTGCACTCGGCCGTGGTCGAGATCATCGTCAAGAAGCACGCCCGCTGTCGCTATACGACGATCCAGAACTGGGCCAACAACATTTACAACCTGGTCACGAAGCGAGCCGTGGCGTACGAAGATGCCACGATGGAATGGATCGACGGCAATCTCGGCAGCCGCCTGACGATGAAATATCCGGCCGTGTACATGCTCGAGCCGGGTGCCCGTGGCGAGATTCTGTCGATCGCCTTTGCCTCCAACGGCCAGCATCAGGACGCCGGGGCCAAGGTCGTGCATGCCGCGCCGCATACTTCGAGCCGCATTATTTCGAAGAGCATTTCGAAAAACGGCGGTCGTTCCAGTTATCGCGGGCTGGTAAAGGTCGAGCCGGGCGCTCGCAAGGCGAAGTCGAACGTCGTCTGCGACGCCCTGATTCTCGATTCACACAGCCGCAGCGACACGTATCCTTACATCGAGGTCGACGAGCAGGACGTGTCGATCGGCCACGAGGCCAGTGTTTCGAAAATTGGCGAGGAACAACTGTTCTACCTCACCAGCCGCGGCCTGTCCGAGGCCGAAGCCAGCACGATGATCGTCAGCGGCTTTATCGAACCCTTGGTGAAAGAGCTGCCGATGGAGTACGCCGTGGAAATGAATCGGCTGATCGAGCTGCAAATGGAGGGGACCGTCGGCTAA